One window of Ancylothrix sp. D3o genomic DNA carries:
- a CDS encoding transposase has protein sequence MTKIFIGLDVCKASVVACKLHSDNLKTEPRQLFYELEFPEFKANPEGLSGLLNFIGDGDIVVGLEPTGMNYARVWIEQLGKRYEVKMINHKDLKSHRKMLRFEDKNDDTDAFCLAHYCSFYDNHKYRFVGFRDGIIAVLKAMINRLEHLNRVQSPIVNRLRQDLAWQFPEVALKRVRRSESKKENADLSPPLWGWIAGEKIVPRYDRLYQETIGAGLTESSRLDAARLCDLEREMAAIEKEMAYLYRTDPRFKPYSKVLDSFAFPKKTQPIILSVAFPIENFLKDGKPEVVERKGRRSGKKTKKHLSLRRFQKAMGESPSEKASGDKEERSIIHGSSLCRKAFWQWIFIKIEPVKNRPQGSRLIRTTDLDGNPVIKPICQHLGEIYDFKKSNGVPIGLIRSNLASIACRHLFRALVSEVCGIQEG, from the coding sequence ATGACTAAGATTTTTATCGGCCTTGACGTTTGCAAGGCTTCGGTTGTTGCGTGTAAACTTCACAGCGATAACCTCAAAACTGAACCTCGACAATTATTTTATGAGTTAGAGTTTCCTGAGTTTAAAGCTAATCCAGAAGGATTAAGCGGGCTTTTAAACTTCATCGGAGATGGGGATATAGTCGTTGGGTTAGAGCCAACTGGCATGAATTATGCTCGCGTTTGGATTGAGCAGTTAGGAAAGCGCTATGAAGTCAAAATGATTAATCATAAAGACTTGAAATCTCATCGGAAAATGCTGAGGTTTGAAGATAAAAACGATGATACAGATGCTTTCTGCTTGGCTCATTATTGCAGCTTCTACGACAACCATAAATACAGGTTTGTCGGGTTTCGTGATGGAATCATCGCAGTTTTAAAGGCAATGATAAACCGGCTCGAACACTTGAACCGCGTACAGTCGCCAATTGTCAACCGGCTACGTCAAGATTTAGCATGGCAGTTTCCAGAAGTGGCATTAAAACGAGTGCGGCGCTCTGAAAGTAAAAAGGAAAATGCGGATTTAAGCCCGCCGCTTTGGGGGTGGATTGCTGGGGAGAAAATAGTACCGCGATACGACCGGCTTTATCAAGAAACCATAGGTGCCGGTTTAACTGAATCATCGCGATTAGACGCGGCGCGCCTCTGTGACCTAGAGCGAGAGATGGCTGCAATTGAGAAAGAGATGGCTTATCTCTACCGGACAGACCCTCGCTTTAAACCTTATTCAAAAGTGCTGGACAGTTTTGCGTTCCCTAAAAAGACTCAACCCATTATTTTGTCGGTTGCCTTCCCCATCGAAAATTTTTTGAAAGATGGCAAGCCCGAAGTTGTCGAGCGTAAAGGCCGGCGCTCTGGGAAGAAAACTAAAAAGCACCTCTCACTGAGGAGATTTCAAAAAGCGATGGGAGAATCACCCAGTGAGAAAGCTTCTGGAGATAAAGAAGAACGTAGCATCATTCATGGTAGCAGCCTTTGTAGAAAGGCTTTTTGGCAGTGGATTTTTATAAAAATTGAGCCGGTTAAAAATAGGCCACAGGGTAGCCGGTTGATTAGGACAACAGATTTAGACGGCAATCCTGTCATCAAACCAATCTGCCAGCATTTAGGGGAAATTTACGATTTTAAGAAATCAAACGGCGTGCCAATTGGATTGATTCGTTCAAATCTTGCGAGTATTGCGTGCCGGCATCTATTCCGAGCG
- a CDS encoding ribbon-helix-helix protein, CopG family, producing MKTDCIDDFLYNFSRHQREDASLFDEVEDLVADLYQVCTDTNRDYWQSFAGSMLDCMEDESPHLETFEYYDSEIKDGLMAHVKVGVLLSRVARKCLYKLAGIKSFKEYCTKHLNKTSTYCVRLIKAAKTTLELIIAGFDRLPTNEAQCRPLTNLTGDELTTKWQEVLDRADKSNNRNSKGVITATMINEVVNGEPEPVDKKSVKISARSVERLEQLAKKLGKPVSELIEEAIRNLEFHYESEDNPDEEMVDCPQCGGTGEGEDDDCKLCEGEGLVSKKDANWYADFVNLQNEQPHTVTEQFNKTTGPIIPAT from the coding sequence ATGAAAACAGATTGCATTGATGATTTTTTATATAACTTTTCTCGTCATCAACGAGAGGATGCCTCTCTTTTTGATGAAGTAGAGGACTTGGTTGCAGATTTGTACCAGGTTTGTACCGATACTAATCGTGATTACTGGCAATCTTTTGCTGGTTCTATGTTGGACTGCATGGAAGATGAAAGCCCACATTTAGAAACATTCGAGTATTATGACTCCGAAATCAAAGACGGGCTTATGGCTCACGTTAAAGTAGGCGTGCTATTGTCACGCGTGGCCCGCAAATGTCTCTATAAACTAGCCGGCATTAAAAGCTTCAAAGAGTATTGCACCAAACACCTAAACAAAACCTCAACCTATTGCGTGAGGTTGATTAAAGCAGCGAAAACCACGTTAGAACTTATCATTGCCGGCTTTGACCGGCTCCCCACCAACGAGGCACAATGCCGGCCCCTAACTAACCTCACAGGAGATGAACTCACAACCAAATGGCAAGAGGTTCTTGACCGTGCCGACAAATCAAACAACCGCAACTCAAAAGGCGTGATCACAGCCACCATGATTAATGAGGTAGTTAATGGTGAACCAGAGCCGGTTGACAAAAAATCTGTCAAAATCTCAGCCCGTAGTGTTGAACGTTTGGAGCAATTAGCCAAAAAACTTGGTAAGCCGGTGAGCGAGTTAATTGAGGAGGCAATCAGAAACTTAGAGTTTCATTATGAATCTGAGGATAATCCCGACGAGGAAATGGTGGATTGTCCCCAGTGTGGCGGAACTGGTGAAGGAGAAGATGACGACTGCAAGCTTTGTGAGGGTGAGGGTTTAGTCAGCAAAAAGGATGCCAATTGGTACGCGGACTTTGTTAACCTCCAAAACGAGCAACCCCACACAGTAACCGAGCAGTTTAATAAAACCACCGGCCCGATAATTCCAGCAACTTAA